Sequence from the Lepisosteus oculatus isolate fLepOcu1 chromosome 13, fLepOcu1.hap2, whole genome shotgun sequence genome:
ATGATGCTGTTGAAGACGTTATTCTGCTCAGAATATTGCACAAATAAAGGATGAGGAAACGAgcaagcaatatactgtaaatttatttttttcgaCAGCGGAAATGATATGATCTTCAAGTTtagaatgaaaatgtttatcACTGCTAACAAAACGAACGTACATCTCATTGTGAtgtcaatataataataataattgcttacacttacagtatatagcgcttttctggacactccactcaatgcactttacaggtaatggggactcccctctaccaccaccaatgtgcagcatccacctggatgatgcgacagcagccatagtgcgccagaacactcaccacacatcagctatcagtgaggaggagagcagagtaatgaagccaattcatagagggggattattaggaggccatgattgataaaggccgatgggaaatttggccaggttacacccctactcttttcgagaaacgccctgggatttttaatgaccacagagagtcaggacctcggttttacgtcacatccgaaggatggtgcctgtttacagtatagtgcccccgtcactacactggggcattaggacccacatgagtcgcagggtgagcgccccgtgctggccccactaacacctcttccagcagcaaccttagtttttcccaggaggcctcccatccaggtactgaccaggctcacacctgctgagcttcagtgggttgccagttgtgagttgcagggtgatatggctgctgggatATCATATATTGATATGATATCCCTCTGAAGAAGACTGCTGTTTGGGTGACTGGCTTGAGGTTTGAAAAGAACTGTGAATAACTGAAAGGCAATTAGCAAACACAGTCTGTAGGCAGAACTCATTATTTTCACTTGGGATGCCTATACAAAGTGATTGAGTATTATAAAACGCTTTCATTGTGAAGAAATAAACCATGGAGCAATGCAATGTGGTTCAAATACAACAACAGCAAAGGGTGCCAAAGGACACTAAGACTGCCTGCACTGAGCAGATGTGTGGTGCATCATGGACACAGATGATATTCCTGCTCAGCACATACAGCACTCTGTTGTGTGAACTGGCACTGTGCTGAGACTATGCTCACTATGTGAATGTGACTCAGGTTTCATTTCTCCACAGTGCACGGTTGTTTGACCAGGCCAACAAACTTCATGGGACCCTTATATCTATTCAAGAAATCGATGAACAccaatcaaaacatgttttagtaAATGAGCCCTCTGAAAACTTTATTTATATGAGTCATGCTATATAcagactacatacagtatataaatctgTCTCGTGAAACAGTGGAGATCAATATATTATGTACTGATACATGCTTCTAAGgttattttcaaaactcaccCGGTAAAACATCTTACAATCAAACCTTCCATCTTCATTCCTAGAAACAATGGTACACAACACTTCTTTGGATTTCAGCATTGTCAATTGAAGGGAAACAAACACCAATTCTGAAATTCTGAAGCTGTAGAAAAACAATTCTTAAACTGgtattgatgtactgtagctgtagcgatacattaaaaaggaaaaattctGATTATaaatcatgaaaaaaaataaaatagcaactGTGAAACTGGTGGATGGTTTACCCTGAGAGCTATACACAAATATACCTTCAAGTCTTTGTTGCTGCTCTGCCCATAAGGGCTTTCTTGGTGTTTTTCTCTGGATGAAGAAGAATGATGTAACATTTTGGGGCAAATATAGCGAAAAGGAGACCAAAGCTTGAAGCCAAGATGGCAAAAATCTCCACAGCGTCCGAGTATTTCCCAGGAGAGCTGACATAAGCTGGTATGAAAGCGATCCAAACTGCACAGAAGATGAGCATGCTGAAAGTGATGAACTTGGCTTCATTGAAGTTGTCAGGCAGGTTCCTTGCAAGGAAAGCCAGCACAAAGCAGACACTGGCTAGCAAGCCTATGTACCCCAGCAGGAAACTAAATCCAGTTATTGATCCAACATTACactcaaaaatgatttttgagttttgatactgtgtgtttttaaaaggcACTGGGGATGCTGTACTCAGCCATATGATACAGATCAGAGCCTGGATGACAGtaaagacaaaaacagtgccTCTCTGCTGAGCAGCACCAAACCACTTCATGACATTATTGTCTGGCAGTGTGGCTCTGAAGGCCATGATGACAACAATGGTTTTCACAAGAATGCAAGATATGCACAAGACAAAACTGTTTCCAAACACAACATGTCTCAGCATACAGGTGAGGTGTAGTGGCTGACCAATAAACAGCAATGAGCAGAGGAAGCAGAGTATTAGAGAAAGCAGCAACAGGAAGCTCAGTTCAGAATTGTTGGCTCTTACAACTGGGGTGCTCCTGTAGAAAATGAAGACAGCTAAAACTGCAGTTGAAAAAAGTGCCCCAAGCACTGAGACTGTTGTCAAAGAGATTCCTAAACTCTCCCCATATGAAAGAAACTCTATTTCCTTCAAAACACACTGGTCTCTGTTTGGATTAGACCAGAATTCTGGGGGGCATTTGAAACACTCAATGGAATCTATAAGAAAgagaaacattaatttaattataataccaattatattatatataattatattataatactaaaaatgtaatagttagatttttgtttaaaacgAAAAGTGTCAAAGGAAGATTCCTGTAGACTGCTGAATGACTAGTgtgagagaaaacaaagcaaactttaaattaagataagttcactttattggccatatacaatttcttacatcaggaatttttcttttcgcatacccaacttgctctccatgagacacagtgagggagagaagctttgggtcagagcacagggtcagccattcatacagcaaccctggagcagttggggtgaagggccttgctcaggggcccaacaaagTAGGATTCCACTGCccgccgcaggatttgaactggtaaccttccagttacaaaCACAGATCCATAGCCACAGTGCTACCACTCCAcccaaattaattattttgtaacaGTTAAGTAAAAAACTATTAAATAATCATTTACTTATGGGGATAATATAGGGGATAAAAGCtgctaacattttcttttgaggCTACTGTGCTATATTCAAATTCAAGGAGTTTATTACCATGACAGATAAATTAGTGCATTTACAAAGCAGAAACAATTAAAAGTAGAAACATATATtcaacatatatacagtataatgaactTTAGGAGACTTTAGAAACTTATGTTGAGAAATCCTGGACTGCCTTATACTTCAAAATGTCCACAAGTCAACACGCATGTTGATATGTGGATTTACTACAGTGAACAAAGTGTTATAaaggaaatgtgtatttttaacacaaaacattaataaacattGATCAAAATTATGACAGCCTGCCCACCTGTGTGGTTGCTGATCTCTCCCTCTGCACAAGGCACACAGTCGAAACAGCAGAGGGGCTCCCCTTTCCTGGTTGCCTTCCTGGTGCCAGGCTGACAGCTTTCACTGCACACAGACCTGGGGGGCTGGGGAAGAACAATGTCTTTTTAAGATtatataaatgattttttttaattctgttataatagcaattaaattaaatcagtcaTCCTTTAAATATTAGGTATACTATACTTATAGTAAAAATAAATTGGCGTAATGCCTgtgaagctacagtacatcatctgtTTTTCTAATACTGAGACACTCACACCTCTCAACAATAAGACAGCTATTATAAAAACGTATATATGAAAACTGAAGTATAGACACAGCTAAAACATTGAAGCAAATTTCTTACTTTACACTTTACACTGATCttacaaaaatcaaataaaaaagaacatgaaGAATTCAATGTAAAAGTTATACATCATAACAACAAATTCAAAGTCTGACAAATCAATTCAATGAATGCTTATTTTGCCAAAAATGAGAAatacttaattttaaatacGCAAAAAAGCACACAAACATGTTGATTAACACTGACgttgttgattaaaaaattAGAATTAAGCTTAAGTTACTTACAGAATTAGATTCAAAGTTCCAGAAGATTTTGTCTTCATTCAGAGTGAGCTCTTGTCCAGCAGGAGCTGATTCATCATACAGACCGATTGTTACTGTTTTCACAGACCCGTCATCGGCCCTCTGCCAGTTCATCACATCATAGATTGCAAGAGCATCTCCATTCTCATCGAAGGACACCCTGTCTCCATAGTGAGTAGTGAAGTTCACTCTTGCCAGGTAGTGCAGCAGCTGACAGTCAAAAAGATTAATGACACGCATAACCAATAATTTCAGTAAGCATTTGCAGTACTTGGCTGAACAAAACTCTCActggaagaaaataaataacgtcaatatttaaaacaatgcacCTGTAACCATTACTTTCCAATTAGAATACATGCAAAGATGATAAAATAGCTGATGAAAGTATTTATATAACTAAACCTGTTTAATACCTGTGAAAAAAGCTGTACTgtggttgttaaaaaataaagaattaattAATTCCTTTGTGATAACCTCTCACCTGCCAGGGCTGCACAGTTGTGATGTCTGCACAGGAGTTATTCTGAAAGGGCCCTTTTCCAGGCTCACAGGACATCAGGTTGTGCAGGGAGTGTGCCAAGGCGTACACTGCTTTATACACATTGTAGGAAGCCCGCAGTTCTGACACATCACTGTAAGcagtttttttgctttcaatgtCTTCTGAACCTGTGCAGATGTTATTACCTTCTGAGTTTGACTTATTGTGATTGTTTCCCTCGTCTTGGAATTTGCAGTCAAACATCGTTTCCCAGAACAGTTTGACTAAGTTGTTCCTGGTGTCTAACACAGGGCGAATCTGAAGGAGAAAGTTTTCCAGTCCTGGGATTTCACCTCTGCGAACTGCAATTCCTATAGTTCCACCTAAATAAGGCAGTAACTCCTTAGTATGAAAGACAAGGGAGGATGTCCAACCCTCACTTGCAATCCACTGCCTGCCTCTGATTTTTTGCTGAACAATTTCTTCAGTCAGAGGAATCAGATAAGCTCCTGTAGAAAACACAGCAATAACTTTGGCAGATGACTCTTTGATGGTCCTGATGATCTTAAGAATTTCAGAGGTGTTGTTGTTACGAGGGAGGATTTCCGAGAAAGCTATGCAGCCAAATCTATTTACCTCCTCAGTAAAGGTTTTTAAAGCATACAGCCCATAGTCATCATTGCTCACAACTACACCAACCCAAGTCCACCCATAATGCCTGATGATTTGAACCATGGCTTTGACCTGGAACGTATCACTGGGAATAGTCCTGAAGAAAGAGGGGAACTCCTTTCTATTGCTTAGGCAAGAGCAGGTGGCATAATAACTGACCTGCAAATGAAAGAACGAGAGCTATTTATGTGCCAAAGTGATAATACAATGAAGAAACGTGCAGAAAAGTATTCAGTTGTTTTGAAATTATGAAATTCATTAATCTTtataaaatatgcatttcaaaatcctctatacaatttacatttctttaattctATTTCAGAAAACATAATTAGAAACATGTTACTCAATACTGATCCTCTgataaatgtaatactgtaccaTTGGGACCCGGAAGAGACCCAGTATTCTTGACACAGCAATAGAGTTTGTTGAGCCAGGGTCCCCAACAATGGCTAAGACAGGGGGAGTCCCTCTACAGCTGTAGTCAGTGACAGAATCATCCTCTCCGCTGATCAGAGCTGTTGCTGCCCGAAGACCTACTGCCAGGTTCTCACAGTTGTCATACAGCCTGTATCCCAGTGTGATGTTAGGGAGAAGAGCAGGGTCTCTGTTTATTTCCTCAATAGCAAAAGCCATGGTCTGTGCATCCAGAAACCCTGTAAAGTGAAAACTGAAAGAAGAAACAAttggttaaaaacaaaacaactaatGAATTCAAACAAATCTTCTGTCTCATGCATTAGCATGAGACAAATAAAATCTTACTTTAAGCCACataaaatattatgtaaaaatgatttaaaaatagaaacttaaaaaaaacaccaaacaaaatgtgatCTTTATGTTTTCATCAACTGTACTTAAGTTCAATTTGAAGTTATCCCTGAGCTGAATTGCAGTATCTACATCCTTAACATGTACTGTGCAGACAATGCTTTAGCTCATAACATAACAAATATTCTAATGTGTCAGGAAACTGTGTCACAGACATTCTATCAAGGAGCAGTACAATATATTCACTCACCGCTCACAGCTCAATGGCTCAGGCTTAGCAGTAAAGGACAGTTCAGGATACACTGTTATAAAGTGGATTTCAAATATCCCACCCAAAATGATATCCCCTTCTTTATACAGCCCATACAAGTTAAATTCTTCTCTGAGTCTGCATGTGGGCACAATTTCAGTAACTGTTAACCCAACTATTCCCAAAGATACAAAAATAAGAAGACCGAACTGCATTGTTTTAGAACAAATGAACATGCTTTGTTCCAGTGATCAAAATCACAGCTATATAGACAAAATCAGACTCTCTTGGTATACCTGTGGATGACATCAGAGTAACCCTTTCAGACCTGTGACTGTACTGGAGTACACACTTAACACCACCCAGAAGAGTCAATTACTCACAAAATACTGTTGTTTCAAATCACCTTTTAATTGTTCTGCAaggctaaaaatgtttttttctgagttTCTGGATGGATTTTTTCACTAAGAGTAATTACCTGGGGACATTATTCACATTATGGTCACTATGAAAGCTAAGCACCACAGCTTAATGTAAGATTTTTAGAAACTGCTAGAAATATACACTCGACAAAACCAGGAAAGAGtcagtaaaatgttttcagttagTTTGCCTTTAAAGATTTTTGTCTTCAAACACTCAGATCTGCTGTTTAATAATCTAGGTACTCACACTACCAAATGTTTTCCAATTATCTGTTTTTtgttaattgaaataaaaacaattactacataaccaaaatgttgtttttgccaAAATGGCAAAAGTCAGGGAAACTTTTAAGAAAATGTGCAGATAAAGGCTTGTGGTGAGTCATTGAAAACATTCATGCACTGAAAAGGTCATATTAAAAGAATATGGCCAATTAAAAAGCAGGTGCTGTCTAGCCTGtttattacatttctaaatattcaaaaatgtggcataaattgttttaaattctatGTTGCAtcaaagctttaaaaatgatGTAGCATTTTCTTTGAGAAGAAAGGAGGGGGCCCCTAGTGGAGATCTAGAACAGCTGTAACACAGACTTGCTCACACAGTAAAGAAGGGGTGTCCTGAGTAACAGTGGGGATCCTCAGTTAAGAGGCACAGTAAAGAAGGGGTGTCCTGAGTAACAGAGTGGGGACCCTCAGTTAAGAGGCACAGTAAAGAAGGGGTGTCCTGAGTAACAGAGTGGGGACCCTCAGTTAAGAGGCAGTGTTTCCTCCTGGCTCTGCAGCAGGCAAGCTGGTGAGCACAGCACTTCCAGGACCTGCTTCCTCACTGGCCTGTTCCCTGCAGTGGGATTCCAGAGCTTATCGGCCCTCATTCTCTCTCCACAGCTGCCTGAAGGTGGCAGCCAGCTGCAGGAGGTCTCACTCCTGGCTCCTCTCCTGCTGCTCCTGTAGCTCACAGCTGGGCGTGGAGGACTGAAGCCCCTGAGGACTGTGCTCTCCTGGAGTCAGAGCACCACAGCTCATCGCTGCTTCATCACAGCCTCTCTGTTCAGTTTCTCTCCTCTCCATGAGCTCCCGGGCTGCCTCACCTCTCAAGTCAATGACATGCAGTGACATGCAGTAACTGAGCTAACTGTTACACTCAAAACAATTATACCCATACTAACAAGCTGCGCAActgcaaaacattgaaaaataaatacgaATCTAAAAGTGCTTAGTGCTATTGCTCTAGTTGTTCTAATCTAAAGGAATTTAAAGCatatcagatttttttaatcGATGGTTATCTTTTTATTCTATGAATAGTTTGTTTACTCCATAAAagtattttgcattttacaattttgtagtttttcaactaatgtttcagattttattacTTTCATCTCTgaaaggcaaatgtttaaaattaaaaaaagatttaatcatggCATCTGTGAATTGTAAATCCTATATTTATATGTTAAATATTGGATAAATATTGCACAGTGTCTTCTTTTAAAGCCGTGAGTGGTCTTCACAATAACTATATCAGTGTCTTTGAACTGCACTGTCCTTCAGAGCGGCCGTGCACAGGGGAAGGGTTTTGTCAGTCATGGTGCTGATGAATGCAGTACAGGTACTTCTGCTCAGGATATTGAGGTTGCTTGACCAGGCCAACAAATTTCATGGGACTCATATATCAACTCAAGAAATCCATGCACAccaatcaaaacatgttttagaacatgcaggatgtatttttctatttttcagtgATAGACGCAATATGATCTTTAGAATACAAACACGTATCACTGGTGCAGGTAACATCAGTTATTGCAGTATCATTATGATGAGTTTCATATAAAGAtcacaaattaaaattttatatcAGTATCATAAcattatatacactgtatatcacAATTTCAACATATCATAATACAATTTCAGACTGCAATAATATCCCTCTAAAAAATCTTTCTGGTGAGTGCCTTGAGGTTTGAAAAGAACAGTGAATATTAGAGAGCCAATTGGCAAATGAACTCCTTATTTATACTTGGCATGCTTATACAAGGAGATGAACtgttataaaattattataaaacactttcattgttaaaaaatgagCCATGGAACAATGCAATGTGGTTCAATAACAACAACACTTAAACAGTGCCAAAGGACACTAAGACCTCCAGCATTCAGCAGATGTGTGGTCACcatgagatatactgtatatactgtacagtatatgatacagAAGATATTCCAGGTCAGCACATACAGCACTCTGTCATGTGCGCTGCCATTGTGCTTAGAACATGCTCACCATGTGAATGTGACTCAGGTTTCATTGCCCCACAGTGCACGGTTGCTTGACCAGGCCAACAAATGTCATGGGACTCATATATCAACTCAAGAAATTAATGCACAccaatcaaaacatgttttagaaGATGAGCCTATTGAAAACTTTATTTATATGAGTCATGCTTTATAcagactacatacagtatatacacttttGAAACAGTGGAACTTAATATATCATGTACTAGTAAAAAACGCTTCTAAGTCTTCTGGtattttttcagatctcacctggTGAACATCTTACAATTAAAACTGTCATCTTCATTCCTACAAACTATGGTACTGCACGCTGCTTTGGAATTCAGTATTGTcaagagaagagaaaaacactAATTCTGAGAgctgttgaaaataaattcttaaaCTGGTGTTGATGGGAGTTAATTTTTCAAAGTTACAGTAGGTTaacaaaccaaaataaaagcAGGATAAGGTAGCACATTACaaaaatctgattttaaaaaaaatgaaaacctaaAAGAGCAACTGTGAAACTGGTGGATGATTTATCCTGAGAGCTGTAAGACACAAATATAACCTCGCTTCTTAGTAGCTGCTCTTCTCATAAGAGGTTTCTtggtgtttttctctgtaggAAGCTGAATAATGTAACAATTTGGAACAAATATCGCTATGAATAGATCAAAGCTTGAAGCCAAGATGGCAAAAATCTCCACAGCATCTGAGGGCTATGATATTGCATTCTATCAATTTCAGAAATGTCAGTAGAACAGGCCGAAATTTCAGGAGGGCTTGCACAAACTCAAATTATTCAGCTCATGTTAATATTAGGTaatgttataaaataataaataaattggtAAGCACACTATAATATGAGATCAAGGTTCTGCATATTAGCTCTACTGCACAAAAATCTGAAGGCGTTCAATTTACAGAGCACAGAATGACACAAGAGATGATATTGGATCAGAAATAATTTACCCTTAACTCAGCAACACAAAAGTGTCTTTACTTCTTAGTAGCTGCTCTTCCCATAAGAGCTTTCTTGGTGTTTTTCTCTGGATGAAGAAGAGCTGCTTCAGCTGGTGTTGATAACAAGTAATGTTGCAAAAATAAGTTAGTATGATAACAATAATGCAGTAAGTTCTGAACTGAACCTCCTTTGTAGAACAactaatgaaaaattaaaaaacaacaactgtgaCAGTGTTAAATTATTAACCCTGAGCTCCTCAAAACAAACAGTACCTTCAGTTCTTAGGAGCTGCTCTCCCCATAAGGGCTTTCTTGGTATTTTTTTCTGGATGAAGAAGAATGATGTAACATTTTGGGGCAAATATTGCAGTGAGGAGACCAAAGCTAGAAGCCAAGATGGCAAAAATCTCCACAGCGTCCGAGTATTTCCCAGGAGAGCTGACATAAGCTGGTATGAAAGCGATCCAAACTGCACAGAAGATGAGCATGCTGAAAGTGATGAACTTGGCTTCATTGAAGTTGTCAGGCAGGTTCCTTGCAAGGAAAGCCAGCAGAAAACAGACACTGGCTAGTAAGCCTATGTACACCAGCAGACAGCTAAATCCAGTTATTGATCCAACATTACActcaaaaattatttttgagttttgatactgtgtgtttttaaaaggcACTGGTGGTGCTGTACTCAGCCATATGATACAAATTAGAGCCTGGATGAGTGtaaagacaaaaacagtgccTCTCTGCTGAGCAGCACCAAACCACTTCATGACATTATTGTCTGGCAGTGTGGCTCTGAAGGCCATGATGACAACAATGGTTTTCACAAGAATGCAAGATATGCACAAGACAAAACTGATTCCAAACACAACATGTCTCAGCATACAGGTGAGGTGTAGTGGATGACCAATAAACAGCAATGAGCAGAGGAAGCAGAGTATTAGAGAAAGAAGCAGCAGGAAGCTCAGTTCAGAATTGTTGGCTCTAACAATTGGAGTGTTCCTGTAGTAAATGAACACAGCTAAAACTGCAGCTGAAATTAATGCTCCAAATACTGATGCTGATGTTAAGGAGAATCCCAACGTCTCCTCATAAGAAAGATACTCAATTTCCTTCAGCACACACTGGTCCCTGCTTGGGTTCGACCAATATTCTGAAGGGCATTTGAAACACTCAATTGAATCTATAAGAAAGAGAAAGCTAATCATTTTAATACCCCAAATAAAGttactatatttttatttatagccAACATCATCTAAACTACAAACACAATACTCTGGTTGGTGAAAGACTTGTGACAAAGATTCAAAACAAGGTACTGTTACAGGATAAGGTGGGTGACAAATGGAGGTGTCTAAGACAGCCTAGATAAACTGTGTAACACCTGGCCGTGTAAACATTTTTAGCCTCAAAGCACAGGGGATGTTGGCTGAGATGTAGGGGGTTCAGAGTCTGTGATCAAAGCAATGAAAACATTTACACtggtttaccttagttaattaagttctaggtaaatgattaagtgtcaatcaacagtccagaaaTGCAGAATATGACATCAGATCAGTAGAAGAAAAGGGGTGAGAGAAGGGAAAAAGAAAGTCAGATGACAACACACAGAGAGGACAGGAGCAGACGGGAATTTGAAGTTTGTGCCAGGCGAGTATCCCTACTTCAAGATCATCAGAAAAGACCCAAATGGAGATAAGTATTTGAATCTTGgtaagagagcttgctattctgtagcTTTTAAGGACCTTGGAGTTACTGAGTGAGGAATCCCTCGGTTGAATACTGTCTCTCCTGCTTAGTGGGTGCATTTTATAATAggagataggctcccatttattttgtggcatcctgGTTAGAGAGATAGAGATTTAATGGTAGATTGTATTCTATTTAATTTAGAAGGCAGATCATCTCTTCTTTGGCCTCTATAGGCATTAAGAATCAAGTACCTTACAGTACCAACCTCTTAGGTGTATTCTGGCATAAATCACTTACAAATTGGGATTAtgatcaattattttatttattgactaATCTCCTCGGTCTGCTCCTGATTTTCTCAATTTTTTAACAGTACAAATAAATTATAACAAGgattcattaaataaaatatacctaACATTAATTATATGTGGTGATCACAGAGGCTTGCGGACCTATCAAGCTGCCAAGATGTTATTTTGCAGCCACTGTGCTATGTTTCACGCTCAAGATGTCCCTTCACTTGTGTTAAAGTGCGGTAATGTTTTTACAgcaaaaatgaacacaaataTCAATATTGGACACTCTAatcaataaatataatttttaaaga
This genomic interval carries:
- the LOC138242249 gene encoding extracellular calcium-sensing receptor-like, encoding MSLHVIDLRGEAARELMERRETEQRGCDEAAMSCGALTPGEHSPQGLQSSTPSFGLTVTEIVPTCRLREEFNLYGLYKEGDIILGGIFEIHFITVYPELSFTAKPEPLSCERFHFTGFLDAQTMAFAIEEINRDPALLPNITLGYRLYDNCENLAVGLRAATALISGEDDSVTDYSCRGTPPVLAIVGDPGSTNSIAVSRILGLFRVPMVSYYATCSCLSNRKEFPSFFRTIPSDTFQVKAMVQIIRHYGWTWVGVVVSNDDYGLYALKTFTEEVNRFGCIAFSEILPRNNNTSEILKIIRTIKESSAKVIAVFSTGAYLIPLTEEIVQFWETMFDCKFQDEGNNHNKSNSEGNNICTGSEDIESKKTAYSDVSELRASYNVYKAVYALAHSLHNLMSCEPGKGPFQNNSCADITTVQPWQLLHYLARVNFTTHYGDRVSFDENGDALAIYDVMNWQRADDGSVKTVTIGLYDESAPAGQELTLNEDKIFWNFESNSPPRSVCSESCQPGTRKATRKGEPLCCFDCVPCAEGEISNHTDSIECFKCPPEFWSNPNRDQCVLKEIEFLSYGESLGISLTTVSVLGALFSTAVLAVFIFYRSTPVVRANNSELSFLLLLSLILCFLCSLLFIGQPLHLTCMLRHVVFGNSFVLCISCILVKTIVVIMAFRATLPDNNVMKWFGAAQQRGTVFVFTVIQALICIIWLSTASPVPFKNTQYQNSKIIFECNVGSITGFSFLLGYIGLLASVCFVLAFLARNLPDNFNEAKFITFSMLIFCAVWIAFIPAYVSSPGKYSDAVEIFAILASSFGLLFAIFAPKCYIILLHPEKNTKKALMGRAATKT